The Streptomyces racemochromogenes DNA segment TCGCGTACGCCTGATAGCGCATCCGGAAGCGGGCGACCGCCGCGACGGCGCCGAAGACGGGGGCGGGCATGCGCCCGAGCACGAGGGTGATCAGCCAGAACACCCAGCAGACGGCGCCCCAGCCGTACTGCAGCAGGCCGGTGACGATCAGCGCCGGCAGCATCAGGACGAGGCGGAACAGGACGGCCGCCCGGTTCAGCGGGCCGGGGCGCAGTTCGATCCGGACCGGATGGCCGGGTGCCTCGAAGGAGAACGGCGGGTACCGGTCCACCAGCAGCATCGCGCTGGCCGCGACCCGGGTCTCGTACGCCAGGAACCCGCCGAGGAAGCGGGCGAGGCCGTCGGGCAGGCGGCCCAGCACCAGTGCGGCGAACCAGCCGGCGACGGTCACGAAGAAGGCGGCGATGCCGAGGAGGGCCGTGACGATCAGCTGCGGCAGCAGCAGGAGCAGCCGCAGCAGGACCGTCCAGCGCCGCTGCCGGCCGGGCGGCGGGACGTCGAGCTCCGGCAGGTGTTCGCCCTGCGGGTGGCCGGCGTCCGGCGGGCGGGGGGTCCAGCCTGTGGTCATGGGGCGCTCCTGCCGTCGGTCGGGGCGCACGGGCCGGGCCCGCCAAGCGGTCCGGCCCGCCCGGCCGGGCGGGCGGATGCGGAAAGGCGGGTTCCGCGCGTACGCCCTGTCAGGGGTACCGCGCGGAACCCGCCTTTCCAAGGATCCCGGCTGCGGCCGGCCGCCCGTTGCCCTGAAGGGCCCCCTCGGCGGCCGGCCGGCCGGCTCAGGCCGTGGCGGACGCCGGAGTCTCGGCGGCCGCGGGCGGCTCCGGGTTCTCGTCGGCGGTGGGCCGCGGGATGCGGTGCAGGCCCCGGCGGTCGTAGAGGCGGGTGACGGCGAAGCCGAAGAGCAGGGCGGCGACGAGGGCAATCCCCATCGCGGTCCACGCCCGGGTCAGGCCGGCGTCGGCCTGGGCGCCGTAGAAGAGGATGGAGCGCAGGCCCTCGGTGATCTGACGCAGCGGCTCGAACTCGGCGAGACCGCGGAAGAAGCCCGGCAGTGCCTGGAGGGGCACGGTGGCGCCGGAGGAGGGGACGGCCATGGCGATGAAGACGATGGTGGCCAGCAGCATGCCGGGGGTGCCGAAGGCGGCGAACAGGGCGAGACCGCCGATGCCGACGACCGCGATGGTGGCGACCGAGTACAGCCACAGCAGGCCCAGGTGGGAGGCGTCCATGTCGAGGACGCCGACGGTGACGACCTCGACCAGGGTGCCCATGATCACCGACATGCCGAGCATGAGCGCGATGCCGACGGCGAGCGTCCGGACGCGGCTGGTGTGCTGGACGGGTTCGCGCTTGCGGACCGGGCCGTAGTCGGTGTGGAGGTAGCCGAGCGCGGTGTCGACCTGGGAGTTGACCAGGTTGGCGCCGAGCATGCCGCAGACGACCAG contains these protein-coding regions:
- a CDS encoding YhgE/Pip domain-containing protein — translated: MPHPTPPSVLRRPQLWIGTGLIAAVVSMLFALLYVGGNVNPRGNLRDLPVALVNADAGADAGGRRVNLGEQVVSGVQKAAEGDKSIDWQLVSREEADKRLGSGKVFGALVIPREFSATVTALAAPQPPAQGKPAPPVITVLTNQSAGSIGSSMSSQAAQKAAHAASAQIGQELLKQAAAQKTPLPTAAQLKLADPVTVTVADGHPVGSRSAMGLSAFYYALVLVVCGMLGANLVNSQVDTALGYLHTDYGPVRKREPVQHTSRVRTLAVGIALMLGMSVIMGTLVEVVTVGVLDMDASHLGLLWLYSVATIAVVGIGGLALFAAFGTPGMLLATIVFIAMAVPSSGATVPLQALPGFFRGLAEFEPLRQITEGLRSILFYGAQADAGLTRAWTAMGIALVAALLFGFAVTRLYDRRGLHRIPRPTADENPEPPAAAETPASATA
- a CDS encoding DUF4389 domain-containing protein — encoded protein: MTTGWTPRPPDAGHPQGEHLPELDVPPPGRQRRWTVLLRLLLLLPQLIVTALLGIAAFFVTVAGWFAALVLGRLPDGLARFLGGFLAYETRVAASAMLLVDRYPPFSFEAPGHPVRIELRPGPLNRAAVLFRLVLMLPALIVTGLLQYGWGAVCWVFWLITLVLGRMPAPVFGAVAAVARFRMRYQAYAMMLTSAYPKRLFGDAWAADAPMAGPGRVSGTRPLLLAAPAKALVVLFLVLGILVAGASPTVQVQVRDDDQFEGVETAAIRTS